In a genomic window of Sutcliffiella sp. FSL R7-0096:
- the atpA gene encoding F0F1 ATP synthase subunit alpha — MSIKAEEISALIKKQIENYQSEIEVSDVGTVIQVGDGIARAHGLDNVMAGELVEFSNGVMGLAQNLEENNVGIVILGPYTEIREGDAVRRTGRIMEVPVGEALIGRVVNALGQPVDGLGPIETSKTRPIEGQAPGVMDRKSVHEPLQTGIKAIDALVPIGRGQRELIIGDRQTGKTSVAIDTILNQKDQDMVCIYVAIGQKESTVRGVVETLRKHGALDYTIVVTASASAPAPMLFLAPYTGVTMGEEFMYEGKHVLVIYDDLTKQAAAYRELSLLLKRPPGREAYPGDVFYLHSRLLERAAKLSDAKGAGSLTALPFIETQAGDVSAYIPTNVISITDGQIFLQSDLFFSGVRPAINAGLSVSRVGGSAQIKAMKKVSGTLRLDLASYRELEAFAQFGSDLDKATQAKLNRGARTVEVLKQGLNKPLKVEKQVAVLYALTKGFIDDVPVQDVTRFEDEMLTWLEHNRKELLEEIRTTKGLPSDEAMAEAINAFKKTFVASEK, encoded by the coding sequence ATGAGCATCAAAGCTGAAGAAATTAGTGCGCTGATAAAAAAGCAAATCGAAAATTATCAGTCTGAAATCGAAGTTAGCGATGTCGGTACTGTTATCCAAGTTGGGGATGGTATCGCTCGTGCTCATGGTCTCGACAACGTCATGGCTGGAGAGCTAGTTGAATTTTCTAACGGAGTTATGGGTCTTGCCCAAAACTTGGAGGAAAACAACGTCGGTATAGTAATCTTAGGACCTTATACTGAAATCCGCGAAGGCGATGCAGTTCGTCGTACAGGCCGTATCATGGAGGTACCGGTAGGTGAAGCACTTATCGGCCGTGTAGTAAACGCATTGGGACAACCAGTTGATGGATTGGGTCCAATCGAAACTAGCAAAACTCGTCCAATCGAAGGGCAAGCTCCTGGTGTAATGGATCGTAAATCCGTTCATGAGCCACTTCAAACAGGTATCAAGGCGATCGATGCGCTTGTACCAATCGGGCGTGGACAACGTGAGTTAATTATCGGAGACCGTCAAACAGGTAAAACATCTGTTGCGATCGATACGATCCTTAACCAAAAAGACCAAGACATGGTGTGTATCTATGTTGCCATCGGTCAAAAAGAATCAACAGTTCGTGGAGTGGTAGAAACTCTACGTAAGCATGGTGCACTTGATTACACAATCGTTGTAACTGCATCTGCATCTGCACCAGCTCCAATGCTATTCTTAGCACCTTACACTGGAGTTACTATGGGTGAGGAATTCATGTATGAAGGCAAGCACGTTCTAGTTATCTATGATGACTTAACGAAGCAAGCTGCTGCATACCGTGAGCTTTCCCTACTATTAAAACGTCCTCCAGGTCGTGAAGCATATCCTGGTGACGTATTCTACCTTCACTCTCGTCTTTTAGAGCGTGCAGCGAAGCTTAGTGATGCAAAAGGCGCTGGGTCCTTGACAGCTTTACCGTTCATCGAAACACAAGCTGGTGACGTATCCGCCTACATCCCGACAAACGTTATCTCCATCACTGATGGACAAATTTTCTTACAATCAGACCTATTCTTCTCTGGTGTTCGTCCTGCGATCAACGCTGGTCTTTCCGTATCCCGTGTTGGAGGATCCGCTCAAATCAAAGCGATGAAGAAGGTATCAGGTACATTACGTCTTGACCTTGCATCTTACCGTGAGCTAGAAGCGTTCGCGCAATTCGGTTCTGACTTAGATAAAGCGACTCAAGCGAAACTTAACCGTGGAGCTCGTACAGTTGAAGTACTTAAGCAAGGCTTGAACAAGCCACTTAAAGTAGAAAAGCAAGTTGCAGTTCTTTACGCTCTTACAAAAGGCTTCATCGATGATGTTCCTGTACAAGATGTAACTCGTTTCGAAGACGAAATGCTTACTTGGTTAGAGCACAACCGTAAAGAACTTTTAGAAGAAATCCGTACAACTAAAGGGTTACCAAGCGACGAAGCGATGGCTGAAGCAATCAATGCATTCAAAAAGACTTTCGTAGCTTCTGAAAAGTAA
- a CDS encoding F0F1 ATP synthase subunit delta, producing MSKNGVAKRYALALFELAKENNLYAQFDAELAEVKKVFLNNKELDVVLSNPKVRKDSKKQIVREAFASASPFIVNTLQLLIDRHRQGIVIDMIDEYKALSNEALNVADAKVYSVRALTDAEQAQLSAVFAAKVGKASLNISNIVDPSLIGGVKIRIGNRIFDGSVSGKLERLGRQLTTNR from the coding sequence ATGAGCAAAAACGGAGTAGCAAAGCGTTATGCACTGGCTCTTTTCGAACTGGCAAAAGAAAACAATCTTTATGCACAGTTTGATGCTGAGCTTGCAGAAGTGAAAAAGGTGTTCTTGAACAACAAGGAACTTGATGTTGTCCTGAGCAACCCAAAAGTACGCAAAGACTCTAAAAAGCAAATCGTCCGTGAGGCATTTGCTTCTGCATCACCATTTATCGTAAACACGTTACAGCTTTTAATAGACCGTCACCGTCAAGGTATCGTCATCGATATGATTGACGAGTACAAAGCACTTTCCAATGAAGCCCTCAATGTGGCAGACGCGAAAGTGTACTCTGTTCGCGCATTAACTGATGCAGAGCAGGCACAGCTTTCCGCTGTATTCGCAGCGAAGGTTGGAAAAGCTTCACTTAACATCAGCAATATCGTAGATCCATCCTTAATCGGCGGTGTGAAGATCCGCATCGGTAACCGTATTTTTGATGGAAGTGTCAGTGGAAAATTAGAACGTCTAGGACGTCAACTTACAACGAATAGATAG
- the atpF gene encoding F0F1 ATP synthase subunit B has product MYSSKGVKALYSLDHLVLGAGSLTLGDALFQLITFLILLYFLRKVAWDKLVGMMKQREDHIANEITAAEQSNVEAKALVEEQKSLLKEARTEAQALVESAKKVAEDQKADIVRAAQEESARLKEAARKEIIQEKEQAVVALREQVASLSVLIASKVIEKELNEKDQQKLIDDYVKQVGEVR; this is encoded by the coding sequence ATGTATTCCTCGAAGGGAGTGAAAGCATTGTATAGCTTAGATCACTTAGTGCTTGGTGCAGGATCCCTAACTTTAGGAGATGCACTATTCCAGTTAATTACGTTTTTAATCTTACTATATTTCCTTAGAAAAGTTGCTTGGGATAAGCTAGTTGGAATGATGAAGCAACGTGAAGATCACATTGCGAACGAAATTACAGCGGCTGAACAAAGCAATGTAGAAGCGAAAGCTCTAGTTGAAGAGCAGAAGTCTCTATTAAAAGAAGCTCGTACTGAAGCTCAGGCTTTAGTGGAAAGCGCGAAAAAAGTTGCAGAAGATCAAAAAGCAGATATCGTAAGAGCTGCTCAAGAGGAATCTGCACGTCTGAAAGAAGCGGCAAGAAAAGAAATCATTCAGGAAAAAGAGCAAGCAGTTGTTGCTTTGCGTGAACAGGTTGCATCCTTGTCCGTATTGATCGCTTCTAAAGTGATTGAAAAAGAACTAAACGAAAAAGATCAGCAAAAGCTTATCGATGATTACGTGAAACAGGTAGGCGAAGTGCGATGA
- the atpE gene encoding F0F1 ATP synthase subunit C: protein MGLIAAAVAIGLAALGAGIGNGLIVSRTVEGIARQPELKSTLQTTMFIGVALVEAIPIIAVVIAFMVIGG from the coding sequence ATGGGTCTTATAGCAGCAGCAGTTGCAATTGGTTTAGCAGCACTAGGAGCAGGTATTGGTAACGGATTAATCGTAAGTCGTACAGTAGAAGGGATCGCTCGTCAACCTGAGCTTAAATCCACTCTTCAAACTACAATGTTCATCGGGGTAGCACTAGTTGAGGCGATTCCTATCATCGCCGTTGTTATCGCGTTCATGGTTATCGGTGGTTAA
- the atpB gene encoding F0F1 ATP synthase subunit A, translating into MGHSAPIRTVDLFGYDLHFNLSNIMMTIITALIVFLIAYLCTRTLALKPTGAQNFIEWLVDFAKGIINSTMDWQTGGRFLALALTIMLYVFVANMLGLPFAIILGDDHTLWWKSPTADPVITLSLAAMVVALTHYYGIKMKGFKQYGKDFFKPMAFLFPLKIIEEFANTLTLGLRLYGNIFAGEILLGLLAGLAVNGYQMGFMSGIIGTAVAIIPMLVWQAFSLFIGTIQAFIFTMLTMVYMAHKVSHDH; encoded by the coding sequence TTGGGTCACAGTGCTCCTATACGGACGGTTGACTTGTTTGGTTACGACCTGCATTTCAACTTGTCAAATATTATGATGACTATAATAACAGCCTTAATCGTGTTTCTTATTGCCTATTTGTGCACAAGAACACTGGCATTGAAACCTACCGGAGCGCAGAACTTCATTGAATGGTTGGTTGACTTTGCTAAAGGTATCATTAACAGTACCATGGATTGGCAAACAGGGGGTAGATTCCTTGCATTAGCTCTGACAATTATGTTGTATGTATTTGTCGCGAATATGCTAGGATTGCCATTTGCGATCATCCTTGGTGACGACCACACTTTATGGTGGAAATCGCCGACAGCAGATCCTGTTATTACGCTTAGTCTCGCGGCAATGGTAGTAGCGTTGACGCATTATTATGGGATTAAGATGAAAGGCTTCAAGCAATACGGGAAGGACTTCTTCAAACCGATGGCGTTCTTATTCCCACTTAAGATCATTGAAGAATTTGCTAACACATTAACGCTTGGTCTGCGTCTTTACGGTAACATCTTTGCAGGGGAAATCTTGCTAGGATTGCTTGCTGGACTTGCAGTTAACGGTTATCAAATGGGCTTCATGTCCGGAATCATTGGAACAGCGGTTGCAATCATACCTATGTTGGTATGGCAAGCATTCAGTCTTTTCATTGGAACCATCCAAGCATTTATCTTCACCATGTTAACAATGGTTTATATGGCACACAAAGTGAGTCATGACCATTAA
- a CDS encoding ATP synthase subunit I, with translation MPESTEKFMRHMKYFLFFLAFFVVGWGFTSHQEWFAGLILGTVISVYNHWLLHSKVKKFTEAVAEGRKAITLGSFSRMAAAVLGVVIAMRFPETLNLYGVIIGIMTSYIVIIIDSFVTLFKAVGKRGE, from the coding sequence ATGCCTGAATCAACCGAAAAGTTTATGAGGCATATGAAGTATTTCTTATTTTTTCTTGCCTTTTTTGTAGTAGGGTGGGGATTCACTTCCCATCAAGAGTGGTTCGCAGGATTGATCCTGGGGACGGTGATAAGCGTGTACAACCATTGGCTGTTGCATTCGAAAGTGAAGAAGTTCACGGAAGCGGTTGCCGAGGGTCGGAAAGCTATCACACTAGGTTCTTTTTCAAGAATGGCCGCAGCCGTACTAGGGGTGGTCATCGCTATGAGATTTCCGGAAACTCTGAATCTCTACGGCGTCATCATAGGGATTATGACATCCTATATTGTCATTATCATAGATTCATTTGTAACACTCTTTAAAGCAGTGGGGAAGAGAGGTGAGTAG
- a CDS encoding AtpZ/AtpI family protein: MEDKRRPFQAMALMSGILSYLVGPTLVGLFAGRWLDGKIGTEPLFLIIGLLLGLAAGVMGVLYLVQKFFSGES; this comes from the coding sequence ATGGAAGATAAACGCCGCCCATTCCAAGCAATGGCTTTGATGTCCGGAATCCTTTCCTACTTAGTCGGTCCCACCTTAGTTGGATTATTTGCAGGAAGATGGCTGGATGGCAAGATTGGTACAGAACCATTGTTCCTTATCATTGGACTTCTTTTAGGACTAGCAGCAGGTGTGATGGGAGTATTATACCTTGTCCAAAAATTCTTCTCAGGAGAGTCGTAA
- a CDS encoding S8 family serine peptidase has protein sequence MGLTTLLITAQLPVQMLEAVLPLSTKSTAAATIAMTNARTNDSLHTTDTTKYPQRPPLPVSKTGNEGQTVILIVEDNSQNAVQTIIQQKYPNLTIKRTYTAVFKGFAIHGPLKDLEQLQKEPGILEVSPVTNYTQHIDESVPFIGGAEMRRFYDKEGDRLTGKGVKVGIIDTGIDYTHPDLRNNYGGGYDFVDEDEDPMETKRSQGMPTLHGTHVAGIIGANGHLHGVAPDAELIAYRVLGPGGHGSSEHVIAAIERAIHDKVDVLNLSLGNTINGPDWPTSLALNKAVEHGVVAVTSSGNSGPNLWTVGSPGTSTEAISVGASTPPLHIPHLKPIFSKREIEMLPLQGSMPWDFPTKPMAMVYVGLGEEDDWEGKKVEGKIVLLERGKIPFSEKAHHARLRGAAGVVIYNNMDGNFTGTLEVEMDMPVVSISKEDGEFLQKQLKRSFSMVKTTFRWHKDDIASFSSRGPVTHTWEIKPDVVAPGVAIDSTIPNGYLALQGTSMAAPHVAGASALIKQAHPDWTPAQVKAALMNTTKPLIKEDGSDYSVLEQGTGRIQLEEAIQTNSLVYPGSLNFGMLEKKETRTQKEIPITIENVSDREVTYSFDQPKQQKGIQWKTPITFTLKPKEKREMKITLDITPNQQKPGMHEGEVVVNASSQKIRLPFLYIIEEPDYPRIMGFQFGYGDKEGEYQYEVYLPEGAEELGIALYEVDTLHFIDYLDWERDLPRGLYKNQIPADRIKVKGLVKAVVFAKKLDKEDTVEADLYFE, from the coding sequence ATGGGACTTACAACACTGCTGATAACAGCTCAATTGCCTGTACAAATGTTAGAAGCAGTACTTCCACTGTCGACTAAAAGCACAGCAGCAGCCACCATCGCAATGACGAACGCAAGAACAAACGACTCTTTACATACAACAGACACAACCAAATATCCACAAAGGCCGCCTCTTCCTGTTAGCAAAACAGGCAACGAGGGACAAACGGTTATCTTAATCGTGGAGGACAATAGCCAAAACGCTGTCCAAACGATCATTCAACAAAAATATCCTAACCTAACCATAAAGCGTACCTATACCGCCGTGTTCAAAGGGTTTGCCATTCATGGTCCATTAAAAGACCTGGAACAACTGCAAAAAGAACCCGGCATCCTGGAGGTTTCCCCAGTCACCAATTACACTCAACACATCGATGAAAGTGTCCCTTTTATCGGAGGAGCGGAGATGCGCCGATTTTATGACAAGGAGGGGGACCGCCTCACCGGCAAAGGGGTGAAAGTCGGAATCATTGATACGGGTATCGATTATACGCATCCGGATCTCCGCAACAACTACGGTGGTGGTTATGATTTCGTCGATGAGGATGAGGATCCAATGGAAACCAAGCGGTCGCAGGGGATGCCGACCCTCCATGGCACGCATGTTGCCGGGATCATCGGGGCAAATGGGCATCTTCATGGAGTGGCGCCGGATGCGGAACTGATCGCATACAGAGTGCTTGGTCCGGGTGGACATGGTTCAAGTGAGCATGTGATTGCTGCGATCGAGAGGGCCATTCATGACAAGGTGGATGTGCTCAACCTTTCCCTTGGAAACACGATAAATGGACCGGATTGGCCGACAAGTCTTGCGCTGAACAAAGCGGTGGAACATGGGGTAGTCGCGGTCACATCCAGTGGTAATTCCGGACCAAACCTATGGACGGTCGGATCGCCGGGGACGTCCACTGAGGCAATCTCGGTCGGTGCTTCTACACCACCCCTTCACATTCCACATCTGAAACCAATCTTCTCAAAAAGGGAGATCGAAATGCTTCCGTTGCAAGGCTCCATGCCATGGGATTTTCCAACGAAACCAATGGCCATGGTGTATGTGGGACTTGGGGAAGAGGATGATTGGGAGGGCAAGAAGGTGGAAGGGAAGATTGTGCTGCTTGAACGCGGGAAGATTCCCTTTTCGGAAAAAGCCCATCATGCAAGGTTGCGCGGGGCGGCCGGCGTGGTGATTTACAACAATATGGACGGGAATTTTACAGGGACTTTGGAAGTGGAAATGGATATGCCTGTGGTTTCTATTTCAAAAGAGGACGGAGAGTTTTTACAAAAGCAGCTGAAACGGAGCTTTTCGATGGTAAAGACGACTTTCAGATGGCACAAGGACGACATTGCGAGTTTCAGCTCCCGCGGGCCGGTGACACACACATGGGAGATTAAACCTGATGTCGTCGCGCCTGGTGTGGCAATCGATAGTACCATTCCAAACGGATATCTCGCGCTTCAAGGGACAAGCATGGCGGCACCGCATGTTGCAGGTGCGAGTGCGCTCATCAAACAGGCCCATCCCGATTGGACGCCGGCTCAGGTGAAGGCCGCCTTGATGAATACGACCAAGCCGCTTATAAAAGAAGACGGCAGCGACTATTCTGTCCTTGAACAAGGAACGGGACGCATCCAGCTGGAGGAAGCCATCCAGACGAACAGCCTCGTGTACCCAGGTTCCCTTAACTTCGGGATGCTTGAGAAAAAAGAGACGAGAACGCAGAAGGAGATTCCGATAACCATCGAGAATGTCTCGGACCGGGAAGTTACCTATTCCTTCGATCAGCCAAAACAACAAAAAGGCATCCAGTGGAAGACGCCGATCACTTTCACGCTAAAACCGAAGGAAAAACGCGAAATGAAAATCACCCTCGACATTACGCCAAATCAGCAGAAGCCTGGCATGCATGAGGGAGAGGTCGTTGTCAACGCCAGCAGCCAAAAGATCCGGTTGCCTTTCCTCTATATAATAGAAGAACCGGATTACCCTCGGATCATGGGATTCCAGTTCGGCTACGGAGACAAGGAAGGCGAGTACCAGTATGAGGTCTATCTGCCGGAAGGTGCAGAAGAGTTGGGGATTGCGCTCTATGAAGTGGATACCCTCCACTTTATCGATTACCTTGACTGGGAGCGGGACCTTCCGCGCGGGCTCTATAAAAACCAGATCCCCGCAGACAGGATAAAAGTGAAAGGCCTTGTAAAAGCAGTCGTCTTTGCCAAGAAGCTGGACAAGGAAGACACCGTGGAGGCCGACCTTTATTTTGAGTGA
- the upp gene encoding uracil phosphoribosyltransferase has product MAKVYVFDHPLIQHKLTYIRDVNTGTKEFRELVDEVASLMAFEITRDLPLEEVDVETPVSVSKSNVLAGKKLGIVPILRAGLGMVEGMLKLIPAAKVGHVGLYRDPETLQPVEYYVKLPSDVEERDFIVVDPMLATGGSAVEAIHSLKKRGAKNIKFMCLIAAPEGVEVIKEAHPDVDIYIAALDEKLNEKGYIVPGLGDAGDRLYGTK; this is encoded by the coding sequence ATGGCAAAAGTGTACGTATTTGATCACCCGTTAATTCAGCATAAACTTACATATATCCGCGATGTAAATACAGGTACAAAAGAATTCCGCGAACTAGTGGATGAAGTGGCAAGCTTAATGGCATTCGAGATTACCCGTGACCTACCACTTGAAGAAGTGGACGTGGAAACACCAGTTTCCGTTTCAAAATCAAATGTATTAGCAGGTAAGAAATTAGGGATCGTTCCAATCCTTCGTGCCGGTCTTGGCATGGTGGAAGGGATGCTGAAGTTGATCCCGGCTGCAAAAGTTGGACATGTCGGCTTATACCGCGACCCTGAAACGCTGCAACCTGTTGAATATTATGTAAAATTACCATCTGATGTAGAAGAGCGTGACTTCATCGTTGTTGACCCAATGCTTGCAACAGGCGGATCTGCTGTGGAAGCGATCCATTCCCTGAAAAAGCGCGGGGCGAAGAACATCAAGTTCATGTGCCTGATCGCTGCTCCAGAAGGTGTGGAAGTCATCAAAGAAGCGCATCCGGATGTTGATATCTACATCGCGGCACTTGACGAAAAGCTTAACGAAAAAGGCTATATCGTCCCAGGCCTAGGCGACGCTGGCGACAGACTATACGGAACAAAATAA